TACACTCCTCCTTTCATCGCCCTCAGGTGAAGCAGGTGAGCAGAGTCAAAAGTGCCATATGGTGGACTTGGCAGGCCCGGGGAGGAATAGCTTACCATGCCACTGAGAGGAGCAGGTGCTGCCAGCACTCTGTGTCTGTCCTCAGGCCTCATCCCGGCACCAGAAACTGGTCCGAGCTGCAAGCAGCCAGCCACCAGGTTGCTGGTGGGCTGTGAGAGCCCCTTACACAGTGTCTCCATGAAGGCCCTGCTCTCTGTGGAAAGACCCCCCTCTAGGGCCTCAGACAGAGCGCAGATGTAGTTGCGGGCCAGCCGTAATGTCTCGATCTTGGACAGTTTCTGTGTTTTGGAGTGACATGGCATGATGGTGCGCAGGTTTTCCAGTGCATCATTTAGACCGTGCATACGTGAACGCTCCCTGGCGTTAGCCTTTACACGCCTCACACGGAATCGCTCTTGCCGGGCCTTTGTCATTCGCTTTTTCTTGGGCCCGCGTCGTTTGGACTCGTTTTCATCCTCTTgtgcctcctcttcctcttcgtcCTCCTCGTCTTCCTGTGCATCCTCACTCCCCATGTCCCTGTCCTGTTGGTTTACTCCACCTGCTCTGTAGTGGTGTGATGAGACTGATGCATCTCCATCAGGTGAGCTCATGTCTCCGTCCATCCACTGCAGGGGGCTGACGACCTCTTCTCCCTCGCCTTGTCTCACATATGGCTTAATCATCATAGTACTCTAGGAACAAGAAATCATCTTTGTCAAACACGTGCtaaaaaattttttttcaatcattaCTACATGTGCAACCACAGCAGAATAATCACAGTGTTTAAAAGTAACTATTTACTGCAAGTAATATGAAACTCAATATTGCACTCAAGTACAACTTTGAGGTATTTCCACTTTTGCTTAGGCTAAGTATTTCTATGTTGTGCTACTCCACTACTTAACAGAGGACTGTATTGTTCTTTTACTCTCCTACTAGTTACTTTGTATACTTTAATTTGACATGCAAAATGAgaagtttataaaatgtgtattgttttacagagtataaaaaaactaaaccagcCACAACCAAATAACCATATGTAAATATTGCATCCatgcttttacttaaataaagtaTCTGAATACTTTGTCCACCTTCACAGTGTCATGCTCTTGGCAGTACGTAATGAGACTTTGATTAGGTAGTCAACTATCTGAATTTTAGGCTTACACCAGGCTAAAGGATTGGTAATATTCAGGTAGCTGTGAATAAATCAGTTTCACTGAATACATGTAGTTTCTCTTCCCATGCGTGTTAGTGATTATGAATCATTATTAAGTATTAAGGCAAAGGCTCAAGACTGAAGCTACAGCTGTAAAGATACTGAggtcaaatttttattttagcacaaaCACGATATTCACATACTACAATGAAAACCTTACACACAGTGGGTATTTTGtaggttttatatattttagtattttaagaCAGCCTAAATGTGATTACTTTGAAACATATAGGATTCTGTATTTCTAGGCCTTCATGTCATAttaaaatttacagtaaatattattTAACAGTTAACCGCACAAAAGTTTATTTCAAGTCTAAATAACAGGAACATTAAGAATTCTTCTTTTGGTGACTGGTCACATCTTTTCTGAGGAATTTAAGAGATGCCTCAGGGGGGACTTTGGTATTTCAAAAGGCTACAGTCCTGTAAAGGATGTAACCGGCCTGGAACCAGTGAGCACACGTTTTGATTCATCATTGCTAACCAATAGTAGACTAATAACTATTTTTTAAACCCTGTCTGTCAGCAGTCCTCAACATTTTTTAGTGTTAAAGTTTAGTTCACCCTTGTCGCGCACTCCTCCACCACAGGTGGGCTAACTGATTGACTGACACAGTGAAGAGATAACCTAAACAATAACTTTGTGATAAGTGACGTCTATTTGAATTTGTATAAATGCattatctatttttattctttccaCCCCCCTCTCTCAGGGTAATCCCGTTCAACTTGTCAACTGGTAATGCCCCGCCGAGATAAAGTCACTGACAGGATTTATCTGGGCCA
The Etheostoma cragini isolate CJK2018 chromosome 4, CSU_Ecrag_1.0, whole genome shotgun sequence genome window above contains:
- the LOC117943955 gene encoding neurogenic differentiation factor 4-like, producing MMIKPYVRQGEGEEVVSPLQWMDGDMSSPDGDASVSSHHYRAGGVNQQDRDMGSEDAQEDEEDEEEEEAQEDENESKRRGPKKKRMTKARQERFRVRRVKANARERSRMHGLNDALENLRTIMPCHSKTQKLSKIETLRLARNYICALSEALEGGLSTESRAFMETLCKGLSQPTSNLVAGCLQLGPVSGAGMRPEDRHRVLAAPAPLSGMVSYSSPGLPSPPYGTFDSAHLLHLRAMKGGVYENHSPNEYNGGGVGTPPYDGPPTPPLSISSNLVPKQEPSPHYRPPHHYSPSPVDQGLYQTQTSYDVHLEGPYDSYHPQHMPLRQITSVYRD